In Microtus ochrogaster isolate Prairie Vole_2 unplaced genomic scaffold, MicOch1.0 UNK3, whole genome shotgun sequence, the following proteins share a genomic window:
- the Pced1a gene encoding PC-esterase domain-containing protein 1A — MVFCLENKMPHRLLRSAMVHFQASEVQQLLHNKFVVILGDSIQRAVYKDLVLLLQKDTLLTASQLKAKGELSFEQDQLVAGGQLGELHNGTQYREVRQFCSVSGHHLVRFYFLTRVYSEYLEDVLKELSYGPAPDLVIINSCLWDLSRYGRCPMESYRENLERVFVRMDQVLPDSCLLVWNMAMPLGERVTGGFLLPELQPLAVSLRQDVVEGNFYSATLAGNHCFDVLDLHFHFRHAVHHRHRDGVHWDQHAHRHLSHLLLSHVADAWGVELPKHDPLPAPWIEDWPEMDHPFPGSHKQPLDFKEKLALPLLPPFHLPPPMSFPYPLLQPSPPPLFPPLHQDAPFSQGQPFPPYEFFKHNAMEDFSMPSNLGCGPGMNFVPGPLPPSVSGPVSHGQYRGPVVHRGKPRYVSNNPYHVPRIGGSCRQRLRHSDRLIHTYKQDRRGHAHSGTWPG; from the exons ATGGTCTTCTGTTTGGAAAACAAGATGCCACACCGCCTACTGCGAAGCGCCATGGTCCACTTCCAAGCCTCCGAAGTCCAGCAACTGCTCCACAACAAGTTTGTGGTCATTTTGGGGGACTCCA TTCAGAGAGCTGTGTATAAGGACCTGGTGCTTCTGCTCCAGAAAGACACACTGCTCACAGCCTCCCAATTAAAAGCCAAG ggggAGCTGAGCTTTGAACAGGATCAGCTGGTGGCTGGGGGCCAGCTGGGCGAGCTCCACAACGGAACACAATACCGAGAGGTCCGCCAGTTCTGCTCTGTCTCTGGCCACCACCTTGTGCGCTTCTACTTCCTCACCCGTGTTTACTCCGAGTACCTTGAGGACGTCTTGAAGGAACTGTCATACGGACCTGCCCCTGACCTGGTGAtcatcaactcctgcctctgggatctcTCCAG ATATGGCCGCTGCCCAATggagagctacagagagaacTTGGAACGAGTGTTTGTACGAATGGATCAGGTTTTGCCAGACTCTTGTCTGCTGGTGTGGAACATGGCAATGCCTTTGGGGGAGCGTGTCACTGGGGGTTTCCTCCTGCCAGAG CTCCAGCCCCTGGCAGTTTCTCTGCGACAGGATGTGGTTGAGGGGAACTTCTACAGTGCTACACTAGCTGGGAACCATTGTTTCGACGTCCTGGATCTCCACTTCCATTTCCGTCACGCCGTGCATCACCGTCATCGAGATGGTGTCCACTGGGACCAGCATGCACACCGCCACCTCTCACACTTACTTCTGAGCCATGTGGCTGATGCCTGGGGTGTGGAGCTACCCAAACACGACCCTCTCCCAG CCCCATGGATTGAAGACTGGCCAGAGATGGATCATCCATTCCCGGGAAGCCATAAGCAGCCTCTAGACTTCAAGGAGAAGCTGGCCTTGCCCCTACTCCCACCTTTCCATTTGCCTCCTCCCATGTCTTTTCCTTATCCACTTCTTcagccctccccacctcccttgttCCCACCCCTGCACCAGGATGCCCCCTTTTCCCAAGGCCAGCCCTTTCCACCCTATGAATTCTTCAAACACAATGCAATGGAGGACTTCTCGATGCCTTCTAACTTAG GATGTGGCCCTGGAATGAACTTTGTGCCTGGTCCCCTGCCACCGTCAGTGTCTGGCCCTGTCTCCCATGGTCAATACCGGGGCCCTGTGGTCCACCGGGGCAAGCCACGCTATGTTTCTAACAACCCCTACCATGTACCAAGGATCGGTGGGTCATGTAGGCAGCGACTCAGACACTCAGACAGGCTGATCCACACATATAAACAGGACAGACGGGGACATGCCCATTCGGGAACATGGCCTGGGTAG